The genome window TGAATATCCTTACTTCCAATAACCGGCTTTTTGCTCAGAATGCGCCGGTTTTGCTTCTTGCAATTGCTAAAATCAACCATGCGCACGGCTTTAATCGTCACGCTCTGCACGATCTCGGCCTTGCGGTTTCCAATTTCTCATTGCAGGCAACCGATTTCGGATTGGGACTTCATCAAATGGCAGGATTTGACATGCTCAAAGCTCGTGAAGTCTTTTCGATACCCGAGGAATTCGAACCGGTTACGGTAATTGCTGTGGGTTATCCTGGTAACCCGGAAACTCTGCCGGAAGCGCTCAAACAAAAAGAGGCACTACCACGTAAGCGCAAGCCTTTCGAAGAATTAGTATTCGATGAAACATGGAATCAGCCGTCATCGCTATTTTTGAAAAAGGAATTTTTATGACGCCTGCTTCGTTACCAGCTTCAACGCATATCTCGTTTGTTCATCTTAATGTAGCGCACCGGCAATCGAT of bacterium contains these proteins:
- a CDS encoding nitroreductase family protein; translated protein: NILTSNNRLFAQNAPVLLLAIAKINHAHGFNRHALHDLGLAVSNFSLQATDFGLGLHQMAGFDMLKAREVFSIPEEFEPVTVIAVGYPGNPETLPEALKQKEALPRKRKPFEELVFDETWNQPSSLFLKKEFL